The sequence taggtcagaccagtaaaatatgatcataataacctataaataatgacaacaagcaaatttttctctgattttttggtgtaaaaaatgtgttacaaaaaatgtgaataacctgaaccaatggtcttaagaaaagtaaatgcaattttagcaatattctgcctgctactaaatgttttgtgtgattgtaatgcacatgtgtaaatgataaactgaggcagaatattgttagacaAGAAAGCATTCAGAgaatgcagacctctgccaagacagaaccccacccccgatcgccaccaaatttaatcatttcttccttgtgccagtatcaacattactgaaaatttcatgaaaatctgtccataaactttttgagttatcttgttaacaaacaaaacaacaggcACGcgtgcacacaaagcaaagcgatcacaatacctcctggtggaggtaataaaagatGCATGTGACATAATAGCATTGTATCTTCTCCTTTTCATTTAGTTTGTCTTAATGTCATCTCTGTTCTTTAATTCTTCAATCAGTTCAACCAGAACAGGTTTCTTATCCCCACTGCATCATCTGCTCGATAAATAAGATGTGAATTTGTTTGCCTGCAGTGCTTTTTAATgctgccattattattattattattattattattattattattattattattattattatgttttattatattattattattattgttattgttattattgttattattattgttgttgtgtgttattgttattattattgttattattattattattattattattattattattattattattatgattattattattattatcattattgttatttaatGGTGTTTTTCAGTGTACTGTTATGGATTTAAGCTGCCACCAGGTTGCTCTTTGGTTTATAATAaagcacaggtgacaaacatgcgtcccggggcccaaatccagcccatcaaaaggtccagtctggccctgggatgaattatgaaatgcaaaaattacactgagaaatGACCAttaagtccttttagttcagttccacattcagaccagttcagtctgcagtggacaggaccagtcaaatactatcagaagaacagagaaataatgacaactgacaatgtttctgtttggaaatggaaatattttcatggatttacactaaaacaaagtagaatttcgcagaaaatgtgaataacctgaacaaatatgaacaacctgaaatgtcttaacagaagtcagtacaattgtaccaatattctgtctgttattaaattttgtgtgtgtttgtagatccactgggatctgtcagttataatggaacatgtggaaatgataactgaggcagaatagtgttcaaattacagtgattttttcagtttgttcatgttattcacattttttgaaaggattgtttgtagatggaaacctgttcagaatgtaaatttacttttcttcacTCTAAACACAGAAAAtcagaaccagtgtccctgtatcttagcagccaaattaaaagctttgggaaatgtatccagatccatttattctccccccagttctgtgtatttattctattacagaaatagcccatgttttggtcatattcaatcagatctgtaaaaaattcaaattccaaattGATATCACTTATATTTACtaagttattgcatcgatccacttcctatctgttataatgggaaaatttttcaaagtcgcaccaaatccagaatcagatccggatccaaataatttcactaagttttgttgacaacatcatacagaagctgtataccaagtttgaagtcaatcagaactggagtttaggagaagaagacgattgaaagtttcataacggatgacagacaacgacagacaacgacagacgacgacagacgacgacagacgatgacagatgacgacagatgacgacagatgacaggcgacgacagatgacgacagacgacgacagatgacaggcgacaacagatgacgacagatgacaacagatgatgacgacagatgatgacgacagacgacaacagatgacgacgacaacagatgatgacgacagatgacgacgacagacgacagtagcttacggcctatcagctggtaagctaataaaagtttggagttgaccttctttctatattattctgttattattttacccactgcagatcaaatttagctgaatgtgtaactgaactaacatgagtttgacagccctgtaatAAAGACTGCATGACTGCATTGAaccgacaaacacacacattcacagaactttaccaataaTAACTTCCACTGGGATTCATCATTAGGAGATTTTGGAGTGCACGCAAAGAGAAAAAtacagcagcagaacatttagTTCACAATAGGCTTTGCAGAATAATAAAGAGGTGTTTTTTCTTCCACCTTCAGAGATCCAAAGCGGCCTGAGCACAGATCAAACCACAGGTTGTTCCTACTTCTACAGGTAATGGATTACACTCACACTGGATTACACTCATCCACACACTGCATATCCAGCTGTTGGACCTTTAACTTCACCTGTCTGTCAGAAATGACTCTGAAATTACAAGAGTGTTCTCTTCGGTGTTAGCCCAAGGATGATAAAATCAGCTGAGTATCACATTTAAGCTGATTAAAACATTACAGCTCATGTGTTTTAATCTGCCCAAAGACCaaagtgtaaaaacaacatgCGTTTACGTGCATAGCTGCTTCCATTTTCTAATTTTTCCCTCTTTTCAAGTACAGCAACACAAACAGGAATGCAAtggtaccaaggttctaatagttttggattttcattctagTTAGATTTtaattagtttggacttttttttctctaattccgatcgttttaatttgtttttagagcaggttgatagtggttattagttttcgttttcttctaagtgcttagtttagtttggttttagttttagttagttgtagttgtagttttagttgagtttagttgtagtttcagttgtagttcagttgtagtcgtgtagtttagttgtagtttagtttgtagttcagttgtcagttgtagttcagttgtagtttagttgtagttcagttgtagttttgtagttcagttgtagttcagttgtagtttagttgtagttcagttgtagtttagttgtagttcagttgtagttcagttgtagttcagttgtagttcagttgtagtttagttgtagttcagttgtagtttagttgtagtttagttgtagttcagttgtagttcagttgtagttcagttgtagttcagttgtagtttagttgtagttcagttgtagttcagtttagttcagtttagttcagtggtctcttttctcttcttctctgtgctcctattcaaatcaatcccagacaggactctgctgctttagtctccatgtttccaggtagagtggggaccagaagacgactggaaaccacaagtgaacacaagtgacggagcaaaaagtgtcgtatggagacagcacagaaaactgagagagacaaagaaatcgatttcatatcaatccgacattgacaaagacgaaaacgaagggaattttatccataattttatccgtttcagttagttttgtaaacacacaatacagtttcagttagttatgttttttttcttttaattatagtttttatttgtttcagttaacgaaaatgtttttacaattctagttttggtcatttcattagttttcattaacgataataaccttgatgggtGCACAAATCCAAACAGACAAAGGCCAGCAAAACAAGCAAGAGTAGCAACAACAAGAGTTGACTCATCAAAAGTAGAAATAATCGGTCGTAGTAATTCAAATACTGTTTATACTGATTTATGTCCTGTTGAACTCATTTACTTTCCCCCTGCTTCTGGGTCTGAATATTTGCATTGATGTCCAACTTGCTTCTATGTGCTCAAAGCTAAACTGCTTGTGCCAAACACTATCACCAGTTCTGTATGTAAAGTCTACTTCATGTTGTTAAATAAAGATGCATGTTCCaaagtgaaaaataacatgacttTTCTTCATGAATTTAGGACCTCTTGCTATGGCTACATTTCACTTGCGTTAACCTCTACAGGTGTCACGTGTGTGGATTTGAGACTGAGGGGCGTGGCCTCTTCCAGAGTCACATGACAGAGCACCGCCAATGGGAGCGCGGGTCCTTCTCGCTGCACTGCTGCACCTGTGACCACCTGACCAATCAGGAGCAGAGATGACGGCTCACTATCGATACGCACATCCAGGTGGATAGAGCCCTTCTGGGAGAGATGAGGTGTGTGTTTTATAAAGAGTAAGGGATAAAAAATTGTATTATAATTTATTATCATTCATAATTATGGTATGTATAATTATataaaattaatattaataattataatgataataataacatttGACTTAAAGCATCTCTGACGAACACTTCATTATAAAGGTAAATCAAATGTTGCGTCGTGGTCTTTTTTCTGTGCTGTGCTTTCATAATGTGTGAGTGTGgttaacccctcccaccccctccgACTCTTAGATGCCCTGTCACCCCTCCTGCCACCGTCACTGCCGGCAGTGCTCCTGCAGTTGCCATGGCAACCCAGCCAGAGAAGAGCACCTCCGAGCATCGCTGCCGTATCTGCCAAAGGTCGTTTCCAGGGCAACAGGAGCTGCTGGTTCACTTCCAGGGTCATCGCCAAGGCAACCAGTACAGATGCGACCGTTGCGGCCACCTGACGCGGACAGCCAATAAGCTGGTGGAGCACGTGCGCGTTCACACGGGGGAGCGGCCTTTCACCTGCAGCCTGTGCCCCTACAGCGCCAAGAGACGGGACAGTCTGCGTCTGCACTGCAAGGTCAAACACCCCGCACACGTCCACGGCAACGCCACGGACACGCCCACCGACGTGCACACGCACCGCTCATACATGCATGGAGACAATCAGCGTGTGCACAAACATGGGACGGTTCAGcgtctgcacacaaacacacacaccgctGCTgcgcccccctcctcctcctcctcctctcttcctcttcttcatccctCGCTCTGTGACCGGGTCGGATGGAGGGATTTGTCTCCTCTTCTTCCCATTACCACTCTCATTTCTCTGAAACCACGCTctccctctacctcctcctcctcttcgtctttgtcgtcttcctCCAAACACTCTTTTCTGGGTTATCTTGGTTTGACGACATCTTtctaaacatcttttttttttcttgtcctctcctctcttttccaTTTTGACTCCTCTCTTATTCCCTTTTCTCTCCTTTCTCTCTCCTCTCATTTGACCTCTACTTTCCAGGGATGCAAACTCTTCACTTTTGGTGAAGGTCAACATTTTGAATTTGGTCCTTTCTGTGAGTTGTGTTCAACACAGCTCAAGGCAGGGCAACATTTCCAATGTCATAGCTCTGTGGATATGGAGTATATTTCCTGCCAAAACTAATCAAACTAAAAAGGTTTTGCAGTGCACTATGATTCACTATCAGAAACAGTTTTGTTTGCCTATTCAActatacaacaaaaacacaacctaTTTCTAATACATTGCACTGAAGAATCACAGCTTTTCTTACAAGTTAAATACAAAAatcctacaaaggacaaaaaaagtcaaataacttTTGGCCCAAATGTCCCTCACCATCTATAAGAGCTGCCAGTGCCTGAGTCCCTTTAAAAGGAGGACGTTTTGCTGACTAATTATCTCCGCCAAATTATAGACATGTAAAGTGTGTCATATTTTCAATCAGAAAACAATATATAGATGAAGACAAAcgctgtgtgggtgtgtggttgagtatttacttgtatttgtctgtatgttGGACTGGTGAACCCTCTAACAGTTCAGTGCCTGGGGCTTTGTGTACTACCCTTAGTACGGTGTAGTTTGGTCTGAACAGATGAGGACCAGTTTCAGTAGTTTCTGTAGAAACACAAGCTAACAAGTCTTACACAGTTTATCTCACCCACTTTTAGGTTTGGACCTGTTTTAGCGTAACAATATCAATCAGtccaattgtatttatatagcaccaagtCATAagaaaagttacctcatgactaGGGCTGGgaaagttaatgcgttattactgcattaatgcattcattaagtAACgcagacaattttttaaatctcccgttaatgccgttttattctaactcctattcttctgtttgtgtgcgtgtagcgattcgctgcagatagacaacaggtttaccaagaaagacggacgcccaaacttgtgtccaaatctgttcctgtagactcactgtaaaactgcaacatgcaaacaaaatatgtctgaattctgttcactgccttagtacatttacatggcattatacatttaaaattaatgggaaaaagatcgctagctcgatgctaacttcaatgggaaatccatagacatgctaatgattagcacgtttacgtctttttatccagtaacaaaggttcacatcagaggtaTTTtatacagtggcggctgctggtctttcagacaggggaagctcattgtcggattaaattaaaaaaaaagtgaagttatttaaacataaattcgtccctccgttcctttttaagaaaatggtcagtgaccttattgtgccaagtaaacaagaaaaagttgaaattatgttaaattgaaaaaaggtagtacaatgagtgtgttttatttgcagtgcaagaaatgaacaagtaatttggtagtgttttctctcttgatttcaccgcagaatgtgtgacggtattaaactgaactgtcagtgaaggagatctcaaactagctgtcagtcaaacaggattcagcctttcgaccgatcctcctaTCAGCATGTGAAATcatggtgtccagcccggccgagctccgcccacagctccattcacccccagagacgctgagcgtccggggccgggacaacatggtggcatttatccaattaccgtccagttttgacacaatgaaaaaaacagttccactcagtcccattgaagtgcatggacgctgagcgtctacgcaGTTGGTTCTTAACcctgttggaggtactgaaccccaccagtttcatatgcgcattcaccgaacccttcttatttattacataaaatatgattttttcaaattcaagacacaggtatatgttttactggtgcacaaaatgaaccgtgcattaacatcactgtgttcaaagaacaaaaccaatacagtgcatgaactcacaacaaattccataccttttcacaaagacatgaccttttttaatactaccacactgaaatggttttaatttttaaccttatgtattccaataatgaacttattgtttttatgctatttatcatttttaacattttaacacacacccatcacctaatttccatcaggctacaataataatgaatatttactgcaaatcagtgtgagttctgctgttgtcgagtgtgtgtcttgacctccgccgaacccctgagactgactcaccgaacccctagggttcgatcgaacccaggttaagaaccactggtccacggacaaatgcactgagcagagatggaatgagaaaacacagacacgggaatggaggagaagtgaacaacatccagtccactgatctgggatcaaactgtttctgaaccaactggtctgagagatgaacgtgttccaacacatttggagtcaatggaatgaaaacaactgaacagatttgagcatttaattgttgtaattttaggggaagtcaggcttccactgcagtctgacagaaatcgccactgatttaatactattcattctgacaacaactgaacataaaatactcacagacaaacgtttttgggtgattaatcatgattaatcacagaaatccatgagattaattgcaattaagaaTTTCAATGTTTGCCCAGCACTACTCATGACACTTTCCAtgtagagctggtccaaaccagTGGAGCCCATGTCTAGAAGCAACAGAACCCTCCAATGAATGTGAACATGAGGCTCACACAGTTCATATTCAGACACCTTCTGATAACACAATGGAATGAAACAGCTGGTTTTGGATTGGGGTGGAAGTACAAACTGAAGAGGCAGCTGTGAGATGGAAGATGAGTTTGAACATTCCTTTGGTAACAGCTGATTTGTACCAAATATAGTGTTTgtttttccatctgtagtcctcaGACTGAAACGATAAACCtgtgatatttatttattatttattcattcatgcccCTGAAGGGTTTGCACTGTTTCTGCCCTGAGGAGTTTGCATCCCTGTCtcttctcctcatctcctctccatcatctcctctcctcctcctctctcctccaccTTCACCTCCTCTTAATCCATCCTTTTGGACTTCAGTGGTGGATGTAAAGCCTCTTCTCTCCTTTATCTCCTtcacctcctctcctctcctcctccctctcctcctctcctcctcctccttcacttccATCCTTTTGGACTTTAGTGATGGATGTAaatccctctcctctccttcttcatctccttcttctcctcctcttcctcctctccttcttcacttcctctcctcctcctcctctccacctTCACCTCCTCTTTAATCCATCCTTTTGGACTTCAGTGGTGGATGTAAAGCCCTCTCCTCTCCTTTATCTCCTtcacctcctctcctcctcctcctcctcccctcctcctctcctcctcctccttcacctccatcCTTTTGGACTTTAGTGATGGATGTAaatcctcctctccttcttcatctccttcttctcctcctcctcctctccttcttcacttcctctcctcctcctcctctcctcctcctccttcacctcctctttTTGGACTTTTCAGTGGTGGATGTAAAACCCTCTCATGTATCAAAGGTActgtctcttctcttctccttcatctcctctccttcttcacctcctcctcctcctcctcctcctcctcctcctcctccttcacctcctctttTTGGACTTCAGTGGTGGATGTAAATCCCTCTCCTGTATCAAAGGTACTGTCACTGAACACTATCTATTAGAATGTCAAACAGATACTGTTTATGCTAAATGCACTGAACTCACTGATAAAGGAACCTTTtacatttattcagatttttgcatcATGCTCGCAACTTTTGCTGCATTTTTGCCTGCTTTAGTCATATACTCACTAAACTTTAGCTATTTAACCGTGTGACATATTTATTGCCTGTCTCTCTTGCCCTTCAGAAatttctgctttaaaaaaaatcctcttttcATAAGCATCTATTGTTGATTTTGGTTGTTTTAATTATGTGAAAAGTCTGCGcaaataatttgacttttttccttttGAAGTACTGCTGCAGTTTACCCTTTTTCTAAGAAATTTAAGCTGAAAAAAATCCAACCTGTTTGGCAGCAAGACATGCATAAGTTAACCTGTTTATGGCTTTGAAAAATCGATTACACAGGATCGGTAATGAACTAGAACCAGTCTGATGAGCACATTCTCTTTTCTTAAATGCTACATTGACTtggaatttttttcttatgtgtaaaatatcagataagtGCAGATGTTGGTTTGGTTTCATTTCAAATGTGTTCCAAATTTGTATCAAATTTTCAGAAATTGGCcaaagaaaatgcaaatgtatGTGCCTGTCCATCCGCTGCTGTTATGCAAGTATTTACAGTTTGTTCTTCcgcatcattatcattattattaggccTGGAACGGTACACacattttcagttcgg comes from Sphaeramia orbicularis chromosome 18, fSphaOr1.1, whole genome shotgun sequence and encodes:
- the LOC115438150 gene encoding zinc finger protein 222-like isoform X1 produces the protein MRCPVTPPATVTAGSAPAVAMATQPEKSTSEHRCRICQRSFPGQQELLVHFQGHRQGNQYRCDRCGHLTRTANKLVEHVRVHTGERPFTCSLCPYSAKRRDSLRLHCKVKHPAHVHGNATDTPTDVHTHRSYMHGDNQRVHKHGTVQRLHTNTHTAAAPPSSSSSSLPLLHPSLCDRVGWRDLSPLLPITTLISLKPRSPSTSSSSSSLSSSSKHSFLGYLGLTTSF
- the LOC115438150 gene encoding zinc finger protein 154-like isoform X2, with translation MRCPVTPPATVTAGSAPAVAMATQPEKSTSEHRCRICQRSFPGQQELLVHFQGHRQGNQYRCDRCGHLTRTANKLVEHVRVHTGERPFTCSLCPYSAKRRDSLRLHCKGCKLFTFGEGQHFEFGPFCELCSTQLKAGQHFQCHSSVDMEYISCQN